From Blastochloris viridis, one genomic window encodes:
- a CDS encoding helix-turn-helix domain-containing protein: protein MADPDLNEQGLGPKRMPRLSRDPQDIEVGRRIRARRLELGLSLNALAVQLELTFQQVQKYESGANRVAASRLMRIAEALHVPPSFFFPPTQESLDTNFEFLTSARALLLARAFAQIRCENTQAAIVSLVEQIAKAQADAERSN, encoded by the coding sequence TTGGCCGATCCTGATTTGAACGAACAGGGACTTGGACCGAAACGCATGCCGAGATTATCGCGTGATCCGCAGGACATTGAGGTCGGGCGCCGCATTCGGGCCCGCCGGCTCGAACTTGGCCTGTCGCTCAACGCCCTTGCCGTCCAGCTCGAACTCACCTTCCAGCAGGTGCAGAAATACGAGTCTGGCGCGAACCGCGTCGCCGCCAGCCGGCTGATGCGCATCGCCGAGGCGCTGCACGTTCCGCCGTCGTTCTTCTTCCCCCCTACGCAGGAATCGCTCGACACCAACTTCGAATTCCTGACCAGCGCCCGCGCCCTGCTGCTCGCCCGTGCCTTCGCGCAAATTCGCTGCGAGAACACCCAAGCCGCCATCGTCAGCCTGGTCGAGCAGATCGCCAAGGCACAGGCGGACGCAGAACGGTCCAACTGA
- a CDS encoding LysR family transcriptional regulator, with translation MYARRERRVPGTEHKRPTPISAPPDWEAIRLFLEVTRQGSFRSASELLGLSVNALRRRINELESDLGVKLLTRHVDGVRATAEGEHILAAAQRMEQASFGLVRARDQIEPAIAGEVRLAVTEGLGTFWVVPRLVEFQRSYPRLLVDISCAMQSADVLRLEADVAIQLTRPTAKDLKVVKIGRLHVMPFVAKSYLDVYGCPQTVEDLLNHRIVLQLADQVAAQADYNEIFAGVPQPGFVAIRSNVSSTHYWAIAKGAGLGLLPTYAQAISARVVPVDLPLRMQCDIWLTYHSDANKIPRVRRLIEWIMKSFDPEKYPWFRDDFVHPRDFPKDFGGKPLVSLFEGFFGADDVTETRFSSGSTDSDSD, from the coding sequence ATGTATGCGCGGCGCGAACGGCGTGTGCCGGGAACGGAACACAAGCGGCCGACGCCGATCAGCGCACCGCCCGACTGGGAGGCCATCCGGCTGTTTCTGGAGGTGACGCGCCAGGGCAGCTTTCGTTCGGCGTCAGAGCTGCTCGGGCTGTCGGTCAACGCGCTGCGTCGGCGCATCAACGAACTCGAAAGCGACCTCGGCGTTAAGCTGCTCACCCGCCACGTCGACGGCGTTCGCGCCACCGCCGAGGGCGAGCATATCCTCGCGGCGGCGCAACGCATGGAACAGGCCTCGTTCGGCTTGGTGCGCGCCCGCGACCAGATCGAACCGGCGATCGCCGGCGAGGTCCGCCTTGCCGTCACCGAGGGGCTCGGCACGTTCTGGGTGGTGCCGCGGCTGGTCGAGTTCCAGCGCAGCTACCCGCGTCTTCTGGTTGACATATCGTGCGCCATGCAATCAGCAGATGTACTGAGGCTGGAGGCTGACGTTGCCATCCAGCTCACCCGGCCGACCGCGAAGGACCTCAAGGTGGTCAAGATCGGCCGCCTCCACGTCATGCCGTTCGTCGCCAAATCGTACCTGGACGTTTACGGATGCCCGCAGACCGTGGAGGATCTGCTGAATCACCGCATCGTGCTGCAGCTTGCCGATCAGGTTGCGGCGCAGGCGGACTATAATGAGATATTCGCGGGCGTGCCCCAGCCCGGCTTCGTGGCTATCCGCTCCAATGTCAGCAGCACGCATTATTGGGCGATCGCCAAGGGCGCCGGGCTTGGACTGCTTCCGACCTATGCGCAAGCGATCAGCGCCCGCGTCGTCCCGGTCGACTTGCCGTTGCGCATGCAGTGCGATATCTGGCTGACCTATCATTCCGATGCGAATAAAATCCCCCGCGTTCGCCGGCTGATCGAATGGATCATGAAATCATTCGACCCGGAAAAATACCCTTGGTTTCGGGACGACTTTGTCCACCCGCGTGATTTCCCGAAGGATTTCGGCGGAAAACCACTGGTAAGTCTGTTTGAAGGCTTCTTCGGAGCGGACGACGTAACGGAAACGCGGTTTTCTTCCGGATCGACTGACTCGGATTCGGACTGA
- a CDS encoding ISAs1 family transposase, giving the protein MEPAEPDFAALGEALVFLDYFKDMPDPRQRGKVMYSLEEVLLLCLLAVLAGAETFVDIARFGETKLDLLRRFRTFLHGTPSHDHLGDILATLDAAQFQRCFVAWVAAVTGAPADVIAIDGKTLRRSAKRDAKAAVHMVSAFAARQRLVLGQVKVADKSNEIVAIPQLLSLLSIEGAIVTIDAMGCQRAIAAQILAQKADYVLALKGNQGSLREDVELFAAEQKANGFKDTAISRHHSVDGDHGRIETRTTTVMHDVAWLRDRHDWPGLTSVVMVESMREIGAKCEQETRFYIASLASPADQLGPVIRSHWAVENSLHWIMDMVFRDDDCRVRTDHAPANFTTLKHMALNLIRKAPGKDSLRLKRKVAAWDDDFLASLLAA; this is encoded by the coding sequence ATGGAGCCAGCGGAACCGGACTTTGCCGCGCTTGGGGAAGCTCTTGTTTTCCTGGACTATTTCAAGGACATGCCCGACCCGCGCCAGCGCGGCAAGGTGATGTACTCGCTGGAGGAGGTGCTGCTGCTGTGCCTGCTGGCGGTGCTGGCCGGCGCCGAGACCTTCGTCGACATCGCAAGGTTCGGCGAGACGAAGCTCGACCTGCTGCGCCGGTTCCGCACGTTTCTCCATGGCACCCCCTCGCACGACCACCTCGGCGACATCCTCGCCACCCTCGATGCTGCGCAGTTCCAGCGTTGCTTCGTCGCCTGGGTGGCGGCGGTGACCGGGGCGCCCGCAGACGTGATCGCCATCGACGGCAAGACGCTGCGCCGCTCGGCTAAGAGGGACGCCAAGGCGGCGGTCCACATGGTGTCCGCCTTCGCGGCGCGCCAGCGCCTGGTGCTCGGCCAGGTCAAGGTGGCCGACAAGTCGAACGAGATCGTCGCCATCCCCCAACTGCTCTCCCTGCTGTCGATCGAGGGCGCCATCGTCACCATCGACGCCATGGGCTGCCAGCGCGCCATCGCCGCACAAATCCTCGCCCAGAAGGCCGACTATGTGCTGGCCCTGAAAGGCAACCAGGGCAGCTTGCGAGAGGACGTCGAGCTGTTCGCCGCCGAGCAGAAAGCCAATGGTTTCAAGGACACAGCGATCAGCCGCCATCACAGCGTCGATGGCGATCACGGCCGCATCGAGACCCGCACCACCACGGTGATGCACGACGTGGCTTGGCTCCGAGACCGTCACGATTGGCCCGGCCTGACCAGTGTCGTCATGGTCGAAAGCATGCGCGAGATCGGCGCCAAGTGCGAGCAGGAGACCCGCTTCTACATCGCCTCGCTGGCGTCCCCGGCCGACCAGCTCGGACCCGTCATCCGCAGCCATTGGGCGGTGGAGAACAGCCTGCATTGGATCATGGACATGGTGTTCCGCGATGACGACTGCCGCGTCCGCACCGATCACGCCCCCGCCAATTTCACCACCCTCAAGCACATGGCCCTCAATCTCATCCGCAAGGCCCCGGGCAAGGATTCTCTCCGCCTCAAGCGAAAAGTCGCCGCCTGGGACGACGACTTCCTCGCAAGTCTCCTGGCAGCGTGA
- a CDS encoding FecR family protein, whose protein sequence is MTMRDEPRRGSAGPANLRDDGRHPVRAGEFPPLEREAYEWVMRFRTGAAGPADLAALKRWSETSPAHLEAYDRMSRAWIALGAVAEELSSANSVARYARTAPSAASPGEAAVTRRALIGGALAASVAGVALSVHPPFGFWPSWSEFAADYRTATGEQRQITIDDIGIDMNTRTSIALRPAAGVVRRIELIAGEAALSSPAEDVLTVEAGNGRVVAAGARFNLRHDGGQVRVACLDGDVRVECGGDARVLGPGRQVLYSEHGVGQAVAVDTNAVTAWQGGLVIFRSTPISDVVEEINRYRPGRVILTNKDLGRRQLSARFRIAEMDQVVGQIEQVFGVRATMLPGGIVLLG, encoded by the coding sequence ATGACAATGAGGGACGAGCCACGCCGAGGATCGGCCGGGCCGGCAAATCTGCGGGATGATGGCAGGCATCCCGTTCGAGCGGGCGAGTTCCCGCCGCTCGAACGCGAGGCCTATGAATGGGTGATGCGGTTCAGGACCGGCGCGGCCGGGCCGGCCGACCTTGCTGCGTTGAAGCGCTGGTCGGAAACCAGCCCGGCACATCTGGAGGCTTACGATCGCATGAGCCGCGCATGGATCGCGCTCGGCGCGGTCGCAGAAGAACTGTCCAGCGCCAATTCTGTCGCGCGGTATGCCCGGACGGCGCCGAGCGCCGCGTCGCCGGGAGAAGCAGCGGTCACGCGGCGTGCCTTGATCGGAGGAGCGCTCGCCGCGTCCGTGGCGGGCGTTGCGCTGTCGGTGCATCCCCCTTTCGGTTTCTGGCCGTCCTGGTCCGAGTTCGCCGCCGACTACCGAACCGCGACCGGCGAGCAGCGGCAGATAACCATCGACGACATCGGCATCGATATGAACACCCGCACCAGCATCGCGCTGCGGCCTGCCGCCGGGGTGGTGCGACGGATCGAACTGATTGCCGGCGAAGCTGCGCTGTCGAGCCCTGCAGAGGACGTGCTAACGGTGGAGGCCGGCAATGGTCGCGTAGTCGCCGCCGGAGCCCGTTTCAACTTGCGCCACGACGGTGGTCAGGTCCGGGTGGCCTGCCTTGATGGAGACGTGCGTGTCGAATGTGGCGGAGATGCGCGCGTGCTGGGGCCGGGCCGGCAGGTGCTTTACTCCGAGCACGGGGTCGGTCAGGCCGTTGCGGTCGATACCAATGCGGTCACGGCTTGGCAGGGCGGACTCGTTATCTTCCGATCGACCCCGATCTCTGACGTGGTTGAAGAGATCAACCGCTATCGCCCCGGCCGGGTCATTCTGACCAACAAAGACTTGGGGCGGCGCCAGCTCAGTGCCCGATTTCGCATCGCGGAGATGGACCAAGTCGTAGGTCAGATCGAACAGGTCTTTGGCGTCCGAGCCACCATGCTTCCGGGAGGTATCGTGCTGCTCGGCTGA
- a CDS encoding cysteine hydrolase family protein has product MTSVIDLRHYADPTRIPTLVLLDLQQEYLASPRVLALPDAEAAIESCRSALHHARAMGFPIVFARWRARSPLFNPATRFAKWIEGFEPHGTELVFERDRPSLYASGAFTEVMNHGDGSFVLAGFAGESACLSTVIDAFHRGHRVTFLNDASASHGLEDIGPAEVHRTVSRLVGLYGESISTRMWIERTARPRRVVGERP; this is encoded by the coding sequence GTGACATCGGTGATCGATCTTCGTCATTATGCCGATCCGACCCGGATTCCGACGCTGGTGCTGCTCGATCTCCAGCAGGAATACCTCGCCAGCCCACGGGTGCTGGCACTGCCGGACGCCGAGGCGGCGATCGAAAGCTGCCGTTCTGCGCTTCACCATGCCCGCGCCATGGGCTTTCCCATCGTGTTCGCACGGTGGCGGGCACGCTCGCCGCTGTTCAACCCCGCCACCCGGTTTGCCAAGTGGATCGAAGGGTTCGAGCCTCACGGCACCGAACTGGTGTTCGAGCGCGACCGCCCCTCACTCTACGCCTCCGGTGCCTTCACCGAGGTGATGAACCACGGTGACGGCAGCTTCGTGCTGGCTGGCTTCGCCGGTGAATCAGCCTGCCTGTCCACCGTGATCGACGCCTTCCACCGCGGCCACCGCGTCACCTTCCTCAACGATGCGTCGGCCAGCCATGGCCTTGAGGACATCGGGCCGGCCGAGGTGCACCGCACCGTGTCGCGGCTGGTCGGCCTCTATGGCGAATCGATCTCGACCCGGATGTGGATTGAGCGCACGGCGCGGCCGCGCCGTGTGGTGGGTGAACGGCCATGA
- a CDS encoding GNAT family N-acetyltransferase has protein sequence MPSLQVIGALMAKAEHDLAGLASLDIVRSVMSHNPDTLWALARKNGYDAAAPAGDGFVAVLPLNEAGLRQLAEGNFDASDPDLALVCRQNEKPAGIYIWAIHARGALAGGIALVIDKFKTPLHADVNFYARAATADGRRFMEGLGFQSGATVCGLHAPHLHVFRRSGHTDAPLFDSYHPATPANALSVTVARSMEDLMRVASVRSAVYISEQECPYAEEFDGNDLSATHLIGYVGHEPAGCLRIRCFADFAKLERLAVRREFRNTRLSFQLVRAAIELCRVKGYQRLYGHAQKRLVNFWGRFGFKTFESGRELVFSDFDYVEMVLDASRHPQSITIGVDPYLIIRPEGRWHMPGVLEKSATRRVSRQFQELGA, from the coding sequence ATGCCGAGCCTGCAGGTGATCGGGGCGCTGATGGCCAAGGCCGAGCACGACCTTGCAGGCCTCGCCAGCCTCGACATCGTGCGCAGCGTAATGTCGCACAATCCCGATACCCTTTGGGCGTTGGCGCGAAAGAACGGCTACGACGCTGCGGCACCGGCGGGCGATGGCTTCGTGGCGGTGCTGCCGCTTAACGAGGCGGGGCTGCGGCAGCTGGCCGAGGGCAATTTCGACGCCTCCGACCCCGACCTTGCCTTGGTCTGCCGGCAGAACGAGAAGCCGGCCGGCATCTACATCTGGGCCATTCACGCCCGCGGCGCCCTGGCCGGCGGCATTGCGCTGGTGATCGACAAGTTCAAGACGCCGCTCCACGCCGACGTTAATTTCTATGCCCGCGCCGCCACCGCCGACGGCCGCCGCTTCATGGAGGGGCTCGGCTTCCAGTCCGGCGCCACCGTGTGCGGCCTCCACGCGCCGCACCTTCACGTCTTCCGTCGCTCCGGCCACACCGACGCGCCGCTTTTCGACAGCTACCACCCGGCCACTCCCGCCAACGCACTGTCGGTCACTGTGGCGCGGTCGATGGAAGACCTGATGCGTGTCGCCAGTGTCCGCAGCGCTGTCTACATCTCCGAGCAGGAATGCCCCTACGCGGAGGAGTTCGACGGCAACGACCTGTCGGCAACCCACCTCATCGGCTATGTCGGCCACGAGCCGGCCGGCTGCCTGCGCATCCGCTGCTTCGCCGACTTCGCCAAGCTGGAGCGTCTGGCGGTGCGGCGCGAGTTTCGCAACACCCGCTTGTCGTTCCAGCTGGTGCGCGCCGCCATCGAGCTGTGCCGGGTCAAGGGCTACCAGCGCCTCTACGGCCACGCCCAAAAGCGGCTGGTCAATTTCTGGGGCCGGTTCGGCTTCAAGACCTTCGAGTCCGGCCGCGAGCTGGTGTTTTCCGATTTCGACTATGTCGAGATGGTGCTGGATGCCTCGCGTCACCCGCAATCGATCACCATCGGCGTCGACCCCTACCTGATCATCCGCCCCGAAGGCCGCTGGCACATGCCGGGCGTCCTGGAAAAATCGGCCACACGGCGGGTGAGCCGGCAATTTCAGGAGCTGGGCGCGTGA
- a CDS encoding autotransporter outer membrane beta-barrel domain-containing protein: MLTGVTGGAGGAGGAASGIGNGGGGGGGGSGGFGATVTGATNNTNSATITGGAGGIGGAGGAAVTGIGGDGGAGGDGGVGVFFSAPGATLTNTGTIQGGAGTVGGAGGAGTTAGTAGAGGAGGVGVVGSGLAIINSGTIAGGFASDGVTRANAITFTGGVNSLTLQSGFSILGNVVAVSGGTDTFGLGGATNGSFDTTLIGTQYQNFTAFSKTGASQWTLTGTPGQTTPWVISDGTLLAGAATNVFGATSAITVNSPGILDLGGFNQTIGSLAGSGTVTNSGGVGAALTTGDATNTLFSGVIQDGTGPTALTKQGTGVFSLSGINTYTGATTINGGTLALTGVGSIANSSVVNVASASGIFDISGTTTGAAITTLAGVAGSNVVLGDQTLTLSNASTTYNGIISGTNGALTLAAGTQTLTGTNTYTGATTINGGTLALTGSGSIANSSVVDVAGASGIFDISGTTAGATITTLAGVAGSNVVLGEQTLTLSNASSTYDGIISGTNGGLTLSAGTQTLTGASTYTGPTTIDGGALQVLGSIAPSSLTTVNSGALLFGTGTVGNTFVASGGTFQPGSGTPGSSMTVTGNLGFDSGSVYAVNVNPATSSFSNVSGTATLGGATVSASYAGGTYIAKQYTILSAGSVSGTFGSLVNTNLPANFDASLGYDANNAYINLSLNFVPSGGVLNVNQQNVAYGLTNSFNANGSIPIVFGEVTPDGLTQLSGEVGANVAQVAFQAGTAFLNLMFSPSLEGNCSSGRSGSAGNAADARPEAAVCDSRFATWGSAYGTTGKTSGDNITGSHGTTSRTYGFAGGLDYRVTPDTLVGVALAGGGTHWNLDQGLGSGDSDMFQAGVYGKTRSGPAYLAGALAYSFHDVSTDRTVTISGSDILEANFDANVFSGRLEGGYRDAMPWLAVTPYGAIQVQSISLPDYGESVIAGSSQFALNYDSQTVTTTRTELGARFDKRYLFDRGEILTLYSRVAWAHDFDNNAYANAMFQTLPNSNFTVNGATPARDGALVTAGAEYYLTNGWSMLAKFDGEFSDTTSIYSGLGTIRKVW, encoded by the coding sequence GTGCTGACCGGCGTCACCGGTGGTGCCGGTGGTGCCGGTGGTGCCGCATCTGGCATCGGAAATGGCGGCGGCGGCGGCGGCGGCGGTTCCGGCGGCTTCGGCGCCACCGTGACCGGCGCAACGAACAACACCAACTCCGCCACCATTACCGGCGGTGCGGGCGGCATCGGTGGCGCCGGCGGTGCGGCCGTTACCGGCATTGGTGGCGATGGCGGCGCTGGCGGTGACGGCGGCGTCGGTGTCTTTTTCTCCGCACCCGGCGCCACTCTTACCAACACAGGTACCATTCAGGGTGGCGCGGGCACCGTCGGTGGGGCGGGCGGAGCCGGCACCACGGCGGGCACCGCGGGAGCCGGTGGCGCCGGCGGAGTGGGCGTCGTCGGCAGCGGGCTTGCGATCATCAACAGCGGCACGATTGCAGGCGGCTTCGCCAGCGATGGGGTCACACGCGCCAACGCGATCACGTTCACGGGCGGCGTCAATAGCCTGACGCTCCAAAGTGGCTTTTCGATTTTGGGCAACGTCGTCGCGGTCAGCGGTGGCACCGACACGTTCGGGCTCGGCGGCGCCACCAACGGCTCCTTCGATACAACGCTGATCGGCACCCAGTATCAGAACTTCACGGCTTTCAGTAAGACGGGCGCGAGCCAGTGGACACTCACTGGAACGCCAGGCCAGACAACGCCGTGGGTGATTTCGGACGGGACGCTGCTGGCGGGCGCCGCGACCAACGTGTTTGGCGCGACCAGCGCGATTACGGTCAACTCGCCCGGAATACTCGATCTCGGTGGCTTCAACCAGACGATTGGCTCGCTCGCCGGCAGCGGGACCGTGACCAACAGCGGCGGCGTCGGTGCCGCACTGACGACGGGCGATGCGACCAACACCCTGTTTAGCGGCGTCATTCAGGACGGTACTGGCCCGACCGCTCTCACCAAACAGGGAACAGGCGTGTTCTCGCTGAGCGGGATCAACACCTATACCGGTGCGACCACGATCAATGGTGGCACGCTGGCGCTGACCGGCGTCGGCAGCATCGCGAATTCGAGCGTCGTAAACGTCGCCAGCGCGTCCGGCATCTTCGACATTTCCGGCACCACCACCGGCGCCGCCATCACGACACTTGCGGGCGTGGCCGGCAGCAATGTCGTGCTTGGCGACCAGACGTTGACGTTGTCGAATGCCTCGACCACCTACAACGGCATCATCAGCGGGACCAACGGCGCGTTGACGCTCGCCGCCGGCACGCAGACGCTGACGGGCACCAACACCTATACCGGTGCGACCACGATCAATGGTGGCACGCTGGCGCTGACCGGCAGCGGCAGCATCGCCAATTCGAGCGTTGTGGACGTCGCCGGCGCTTCCGGCATCTTCGACATTTCCGGCACCACCGCCGGCGCCACCATCACGACACTTGCAGGCGTGGCCGGCAGTAACGTCGTGCTCGGCGAGCAGACGTTGACGTTGTCGAATGCCTCGAGCACCTACGACGGCATCATCAGCGGGACCAATGGCGGGTTGACGCTCTCCGCCGGCACGCAGACGCTGACGGGAGCCAGCACCTATACCGGCCCGACGACAATTGACGGCGGCGCGCTGCAGGTACTTGGCTCGATTGCGCCCTCGTCTCTGACCACGGTCAATAGCGGCGCCCTCCTGTTCGGCACCGGAACGGTCGGAAATACCTTCGTCGCCAGCGGCGGTACGTTCCAGCCGGGGTCCGGCACCCCTGGCTCGTCAATGACAGTGACCGGTAATCTTGGTTTCGATTCGGGAAGTGTTTACGCCGTCAACGTCAATCCCGCGACGTCGTCATTCTCCAACGTCTCCGGTACGGCGACGCTCGGCGGCGCAACGGTGAGCGCGAGTTATGCCGGTGGCACCTATATCGCCAAGCAATACACTATTCTCAGTGCCGGCAGCGTCAGCGGTACGTTCGGTTCGCTGGTAAATACCAATCTTCCAGCAAATTTCGACGCCAGCCTAGGCTATGACGCCAACAACGCTTACATAAACTTGAGCCTTAATTTCGTTCCATCCGGCGGTGTTCTGAACGTAAACCAGCAGAACGTCGCATATGGGCTAACAAATTCCTTCAACGCCAATGGCAGTATCCCGATCGTCTTTGGTGAAGTGACGCCCGACGGGCTGACCCAGCTTTCCGGCGAGGTCGGAGCGAACGTTGCGCAGGTTGCCTTCCAAGCCGGCACGGCGTTCCTGAACTTGATGTTCAGCCCATCGCTCGAAGGGAACTGTTCTTCCGGAAGATCCGGCTCGGCCGGCAATGCCGCCGATGCGAGGCCAGAGGCGGCGGTATGCGATTCTCGCTTCGCGACCTGGGGCTCGGCTTATGGAACCACGGGCAAAACCAGCGGCGACAACATCACCGGCTCTCATGGCACCACCAGTCGGACCTACGGCTTCGCCGGCGGTCTCGACTATCGCGTGACACCGGACACACTCGTCGGCGTCGCGCTCGCTGGCGGCGGCACCCATTGGAACCTCGACCAAGGCTTGGGGAGCGGAGACTCCGACATGTTTCAAGCCGGGGTGTACGGCAAGACCCGCTCAGGCCCAGCCTATCTCGCCGGCGCCCTCGCCTATTCCTTCCATGACGTGAGCACTGACCGAACCGTTACGATCTCGGGCAGCGACATATTGGAAGCGAACTTCGACGCCAACGTCTTCAGCGGGCGCCTGGAAGGCGGTTATCGCGATGCGATGCCATGGCTCGCGGTGACCCCGTACGGGGCGATCCAAGTCCAATCCATCTCACTGCCTGATTATGGCGAGAGCGTTATCGCCGGATCATCGCAATTCGCCTTGAACTATGACTCGCAGACGGTGACGACAACACGCACCGAATTGGGAGCGCGGTTCGACAAACGGTACCTGTTCGACCGGGGCGAGATTCTGACGTTGTATTCGCGGGTTGCGTGGGCACACGACTTCGACAACAACGCGTACGCAAACGCCATGTTCCAAACGTTGCCGAACTCCAATTTTACTGTGAACGGCGCTACACCTGCTCGAGATGGCGCTTTGGTGACCGCTGGCGCCGAGTATTATCTGACGAATGGCTGGTCGATGCTCGCAAAATTCGACGGCGAGTTTTCCGACACCACTTCGATCTATTCAGGCTTGGGAACGATTCGGAAAGTCTGGTGA
- a CDS encoding RNA polymerase sigma factor, producing the protein MTNTEQKLLRHLLAVEYQALKSSLTYRLGSAELAGEALQEAWVRLERHQPREPVRKPQPYLLRIAYNIGLKLLRRERRTVTLTDTRIALDLIDEAPDPGAVVENRSELELLKRALEELTPRQQDILLASRLEGKSLADLARRHGISQRWVERELRFVVMHCAQRLDRKVVQRFGPKSAQESKKEKSAGRHDNEGRATPRIGRAGKSAG; encoded by the coding sequence ATGACGAATACCGAACAAAAGCTGCTGCGGCATCTGCTTGCGGTCGAGTATCAGGCGCTGAAAAGCTCGTTGACGTACCGCCTCGGTTCGGCGGAGCTGGCCGGCGAGGCCCTTCAAGAAGCCTGGGTCCGGCTGGAACGGCACCAGCCCCGCGAACCGGTTCGGAAACCTCAGCCCTATCTGCTTCGAATCGCTTATAATATCGGGCTGAAACTCTTGCGTCGGGAGCGGCGGACCGTGACGCTGACCGATACCCGGATCGCGCTTGACCTGATTGACGAGGCGCCCGATCCTGGGGCGGTCGTCGAAAATCGTTCGGAGTTGGAACTGCTCAAGCGTGCCCTGGAGGAACTCACGCCGCGCCAGCAGGATATCCTCCTCGCCTCGCGGCTGGAGGGCAAATCGTTGGCAGATCTCGCGCGCCGTCATGGGATATCGCAGCGCTGGGTCGAGCGGGAGTTGCGGTTTGTCGTGATGCATTGTGCCCAACGCCTCGACCGCAAGGTCGTGCAGCGGTTCGGTCCGAAGTCGGCACAGGAATCAAAGAAAGAGAAGTCAGCAGGGCGGCATGACAATGAGGGACGAGCCACGCCGAGGATCGGCCGGGCCGGCAAATCTGCGGGATGA
- a CDS encoding STN domain-containing protein — MGATAQAANAEQPNSLERAGEFYFDIPAQPLGDALEQFGAVTGLGLFYDGVLAAGHRSAPIKGVFPPMLGLETLLHGTGYVPRRTGSGAVSIVPLRRSAAASDPELQRYGAFFALLQSRVSHALCSREVTDADSSPIIFRFWLAPSGVIARAEIVGPGGDPARNLALTAGIRGIEVAPPPLGLPQPVTMAILPPLPGESSRCDGKP, encoded by the coding sequence ATGGGGGCGACCGCACAAGCGGCTAACGCCGAACAGCCGAACAGCCTTGAACGCGCAGGCGAGTTCTATTTCGATATCCCGGCGCAGCCGCTCGGCGATGCGTTGGAGCAATTCGGTGCGGTCACGGGGCTGGGTCTTTTTTACGATGGTGTGTTGGCGGCCGGCCATCGGTCGGCGCCGATAAAGGGAGTGTTTCCGCCCATGCTCGGCCTTGAAACGCTTCTGCATGGAACCGGCTACGTGCCGCGGCGGACGGGGTCGGGGGCTGTTTCGATTGTGCCCTTGCGACGATCGGCGGCCGCATCGGACCCGGAGCTTCAGCGCTATGGCGCGTTCTTCGCTCTGCTGCAAAGTCGGGTCTCGCATGCGCTCTGCTCCCGCGAGGTCACGGACGCAGACAGTTCCCCGATCATCTTCAGATTTTGGTTGGCGCCGTCGGGCGTAATTGCGCGTGCCGAAATCGTCGGCCCCGGCGGCGATCCTGCCCGCAATCTAGCCCTCACCGCAGGTATCCGCGGAATAGAGGTTGCGCCACCGCCGCTGGGATTGCCGCAGCCCGTGACGATGGCCATTCTTCCCCCCTTGCCGGGAGAGTCGTCCAGATGCGACGGCAAGCCATGA